Proteins encoded in a region of the Thunnus thynnus chromosome 8, fThuThy2.1, whole genome shotgun sequence genome:
- the LOC137188493 gene encoding interferon-induced protein with tetratricopeptide repeats 1B-like, with translation MTEHINIPNISSFRAYYIDMLLMLFLFSISADQSQSTLQAKLKALQCHFTWDIDPSRSRLFRFSDKLEDIGTEEGNSWLGHIYNLQGYIHYQLGFTEDAQRFFIRATEAFRRLRKTVSDEGPWLVVNYGNLAWLHHHLGEQAECQTYQSKVEALLKEYPSPSQDELHPEIYAEKAWTLMKFGKDKRLLVADYFQRAIRMQPDMVEWNTSHVIALVNVQKYGNTPVGEDILEEMRMAKEQDPENLYLAVLDLEQRARKGERIEDEARELARKVLKNPVSSYSGMKELLWVYNKYVSVDEAIALAEEALEKHPDNRFLKTCAALCYKWRIVFHSDSHLKQSTTDRAISLHKEVISLYPHSSLLKKITLANIYAKSNHNLAEAEQIYQELLESHLEPAEKQMLYNYYAKYLQFDRRDYNRSIEYHIKAAEIPQQSFLRYNSIKVLKKIKKRNRSPMCEEIEEFLAKLEVKKS, from the coding sequence ATGACAGAACATATCAACATACCAAACATATCAAGCTTCAGAGCATATTATATTGACATGctgttgatgttatttttattctccATCAGTGCTGATCAGAGTCAGTCAACATTGCAGGCCAAACTGAAGGCCCTGCAGTGCCACTTCACCTGGGACATCGACCCCAGCAGGTCCAGACTTTTCCGTTTTAGTGACAAGCTGGAGGACATCGGCACCGAGGAGGGAAACAGCTGGCTGGGTCACATTTACAACCTGCAGGGGTACATTCACTACCAGCTGGGCTTCACTGAAGACGCCCAGCGTTTCTTCATCAGGGCCACAGAGGCCTTCCGCCGGTTGAGAAAAACTGTCTCAGATGAAGGTccctggttggtggtgaactaTGGGAACCTGGCTTGGCTGCACCACCACCTGGGAGAACAAGCAGAGTGTCAGACTTACCAGTCAAAGGTCGAAGCCCTGCTGAAAGAATACCCATCTCCATCTCAGGACGAGCTCCATCCAGAGATCTACGCTGAAAAAGCCTGGACCCTGATGAAGTTCGGCAAAGACAAAAGGTTGCTGGTTGCAGATTACTTCCAGAGAGCCATCAGGATGCAGCCGGACATGGTGGAGTGGAACACCAGCCATGTCATAGCATTAGTGAATGTTCAAAAGTATGGCAACACACCAGTGGGGGAAGACATCCTGGAGGAAATGAGAATGGCCAAGGAACAGGATCCAGAGAACTTGTACCTTGCTGTTCTCGACCTTGAGCAGCGTGCTAGGAAAGGAGAAAGAATTGAAGATGAAGCACGCGAGTTAGCCAGAAAGGTTTTGAAGAATCCTGTCAGCAGCTACAGTGGTATGAAAGAGTTATTATGGGTTTACAATAAATATGTATCTGTTGATGAAGCTATTGCTCTGGCAGAGGAAGCTCTGGAAAAACATCCAGATAATCGTTTCCTGAAGACTTGTGCTGCACTCTGCTACAAATGGAGGATCGTTTTTCACAGTGACAGTCATCTAAAGCAAAGCACAACAGACAGAGCAATCAGTCTCCATAAAGAAGTCATTTCTCTTTACCCTCATTCATCACTTCTGAAGAAGATAACCCTTGCAAATATATACGCAAAGTCAAATCACAACTTGGCTGAAGCTGAGCAGATTTACCAGGAACTGCTAGAAAGCCATCTGGAACCTGCAGAGAAACAGATGCTCTACAACTACTACGCAAAATACTTACAGTTTGATCGACGAGATTACAACAGGTCAATAGAATATCACATAAAGGCGGCAGAAATACCGCAACAATCCTTCTTACGATACAACAGCATCAAAGTTCTgaagaagattaaaaaaagaaacaggagcCCAATGTGTGAAGAAATAGAGGAGTTCCTGGCCAAGCTGGAAGTCAAGAAATCCTAA